A part of Armatimonadota bacterium genomic DNA contains:
- a CDS encoding endonuclease MutS2 yields the protein MDDRTLRVLEFPAIVARLAALTVTARGRELAEALRPSPDPGRVRAALAETAEAAALVAEGEIPLRGTADVREMLHRARLGAALDPSDLLALADTLATIRQCRGYVLARRARAPALAEQAARMGAFEALEAAIRRTVAPDGTIPDAASPHLARLRREQQAVHGRLRETLEAVIRGPYGRMLQDAVITTRAGRYVVPVRAEFKGQFPGILHDHSSSGATAFMEPLVVVPLGNRLRELEIEERQEVQRLLRELSAQVGQQADGIAAAYEILGHLDCAVARARLGATQGAAAPAVRTDGVLRLRRARHPLLAGEVVPIDVELGERFTTLVITGPNTGGKTVTLKTVGLLTLMAQAGLFIPAEPGSEVAVFAQVFADIGDEQSIEQSLSTFSSHMGAIVQILHQVDRAAAAGGVSALVLLDEIGAGTDPTEGVALARAVIEHLHGRGARTVVTTHYNELKALAWTHPGIENASVEFDPVTLRPTYRLRIGLPGRSNALDIARRLGLAADIVERARELLGPQAGVLDRILSDLEADRRASEHDRAEAARRREEAEAVLARARQELERLRAERAQALRKAREEVEALLRSARSEVDALVRALRESPDPRTVQQARDRLRQLADDLRARTEVEPAGEPLQEAHPGQDVYVVPLGRIGTVVAGPDGRGEVEVQAGPLRVRAPLASLRAAPPPAAVAGPAREEPVLRQAPAAVPLSVNLRGLTADEATAVLDRYLDDAFLAGLAQVTVIHGKGTGALRRAVHQFLRDHPHVRAFRPGGPGEGGDGVTVVELATA from the coding sequence GTGGATGACCGCACCCTGCGGGTGCTGGAGTTCCCCGCCATCGTCGCCCGTCTGGCGGCGCTGACGGTGACCGCCCGCGGCCGGGAGCTGGCGGAGGCCCTGCGCCCGTCCCCGGATCCCGGGCGGGTCCGCGCCGCCCTGGCCGAGACCGCCGAAGCCGCGGCGCTGGTCGCCGAGGGAGAGATTCCCTTGCGCGGCACCGCCGACGTGCGGGAGATGCTCCACCGGGCCCGCCTGGGGGCCGCGCTGGACCCCTCCGACCTGCTGGCGCTGGCCGACACCCTGGCCACGATCCGCCAGTGCCGGGGCTACGTGCTGGCCCGGCGGGCGCGCGCCCCCGCCCTGGCCGAGCAGGCGGCGCGGATGGGCGCGTTCGAGGCGCTGGAGGCGGCGATCCGCCGCACCGTCGCCCCCGACGGCACCATCCCCGACGCCGCCAGCCCGCACCTGGCCCGCCTGCGCCGCGAGCAGCAGGCGGTCCACGGCCGCCTGCGGGAGACCCTGGAGGCGGTGATCCGAGGCCCGTACGGCCGGATGCTGCAGGATGCGGTGATCACCACCCGCGCCGGCCGCTACGTGGTGCCGGTACGGGCGGAGTTCAAGGGGCAGTTTCCCGGGATCCTCCACGATCACTCCAGCAGCGGCGCCACCGCCTTCATGGAGCCTCTGGTCGTCGTCCCCCTGGGCAACCGTCTGCGGGAGCTGGAGATCGAGGAGCGCCAGGAGGTCCAGCGCCTGCTGCGCGAGCTGTCGGCCCAGGTGGGCCAGCAGGCCGACGGCATCGCCGCCGCCTACGAGATCCTGGGCCACCTCGACTGCGCGGTGGCCCGGGCGCGCCTGGGGGCCACCCAGGGCGCTGCGGCGCCGGCGGTGCGCACCGACGGCGTGCTGCGGCTGCGCCGCGCCCGCCACCCGCTGCTGGCGGGCGAGGTGGTCCCCATCGACGTGGAGCTGGGCGAGCGGTTTACGACCCTGGTCATCACCGGCCCCAATACCGGCGGCAAGACCGTCACCCTCAAGACCGTGGGCCTGCTGACCCTGATGGCCCAGGCCGGGCTGTTCATCCCCGCCGAGCCCGGCTCGGAGGTGGCGGTGTTCGCGCAGGTGTTCGCCGACATCGGCGACGAGCAGAGCATCGAGCAGTCGCTGAGCACCTTCTCCTCCCACATGGGCGCCATCGTGCAGATCCTGCACCAGGTGGACCGCGCCGCCGCCGCCGGCGGCGTGTCGGCGCTGGTCCTGCTCGACGAGATCGGCGCCGGGACCGACCCGACCGAGGGCGTGGCCCTGGCGCGGGCCGTCATCGAGCACCTGCACGGCCGCGGCGCCCGCACGGTGGTGACCACCCACTACAACGAACTCAAGGCGCTGGCCTGGACGCATCCCGGGATCGAGAACGCCTCGGTGGAGTTCGACCCGGTCACCCTGCGCCCGACCTACCGGCTGCGGATCGGCCTGCCCGGGCGCAGCAACGCCCTGGACATCGCCCGGCGGCTGGGGCTGGCGGCAGACATCGTGGAGCGGGCCCGGGAGCTGCTGGGCCCCCAGGCCGGCGTGCTGGACAGGATCCTCAGCGACCTTGAGGCCGACCGACGGGCCTCCGAACACGACCGGGCCGAGGCGGCCCGCCGGCGGGAGGAGGCCGAGGCCGTGCTGGCCCGGGCGCGCCAGGAGCTGGAGCGGCTGCGGGCCGAGCGGGCGCAGGCCCTGCGGAAGGCGCGCGAGGAGGTGGAGGCCCTGCTGCGGTCGGCCCGGAGCGAAGTGGACGCGTTGGTGCGCGCCCTCCGGGAGAGTCCGGACCCCCGCACGGTCCAGCAGGCCCGCGACCGGCTGCGGCAGCTGGCCGACGACCTGCGGGCGCGCACGGAGGTCGAGCCCGCGGGCGAGCCGCTGCAGGAGGCGCATCCCGGCCAGGACGTCTACGTGGTCCCCCTGGGGCGGATCGGCACGGTGGTGGCCGGCCCCGACGGGCGTGGGGAGGTGGAGGTCCAGGCCGGCCCCCTGCGGGTCCGCGCGCCCCTGGCCTCCCTCCGCGCGGCGCCCCCGCCGGCCGCGGTGGCCGGCCCGGCGCGGGAGGAGCCGGTGCTGCGCCAGGCACCTGCCGCGGTGCCGCTGTCGGTGAACCTGCGGGGCCTGACCGCCGACGAGGCCACAGCCGTGCTGGACCGGTACCTGGACGACGCGTTTTTGGCGGGGCTGGCGCAGGTGACGGTGATCCACGGCAAGGGCACCGGGGCGCTGCGGCGGGCAGTGCACCAGTTCCTGCGCGACCACCCCCACGTGCGGGCCTTCCGCCCGGGCGGGCCGGGCGAGGGCGGCGACGGCGTCACCGTCGTGGAGCTGGCCACCGCCTGA
- a CDS encoding metalloenzyme, whose product MNRRALLLFVDGLGLGPDDPQTNPVAAARTPCLRALLGRPLAGITGPLERDGVLLVPTDATLGVEGLPQSATGQTALLTGVNAARLAGRHITAYPTAALRGLLETSSLFARVRAGGREAALANAYTPEYFAAVAGGRLRHAAITYAALAAGVTLRGVEDLRAGRAVFHDLTNARPRAWGYDVPAVTPRRCGRHLAALAMSHHLTVFEFFLTDLAAHGRVALDRRRAVEMLDELLAGVLDAADLASTLVALTSDHGNIEDATTPTHTRNPVPTLLVGAGRSEVGARISSLTDVAPALLAWLEGPAGG is encoded by the coding sequence GTGAACCGCCGCGCGCTGCTGCTGTTCGTGGACGGCCTGGGGCTGGGCCCGGACGATCCGCAGACCAACCCCGTGGCCGCCGCCCGCACCCCGTGCCTGCGGGCCCTGCTGGGCCGGCCGCTGGCGGGGATCACCGGTCCGCTGGAACGGGACGGCGTCCTGCTGGTGCCCACCGACGCCACCCTGGGGGTGGAGGGTCTGCCCCAGAGCGCCACCGGGCAGACCGCGCTCCTCACCGGCGTCAACGCCGCCCGCCTGGCCGGCCGCCACATCACCGCCTATCCCACCGCAGCCCTGCGGGGCCTGCTGGAGACGTCCAGCCTGTTCGCCCGCGTGCGGGCCGGCGGCCGGGAGGCAGCCCTGGCCAACGCCTACACCCCCGAGTACTTCGCCGCCGTCGCCGGCGGCCGGCTGCGCCACGCGGCCATCACCTACGCCGCCCTGGCGGCCGGGGTGACCCTGCGCGGGGTGGAGGACCTGCGCGCCGGGCGCGCGGTCTTTCACGACCTGACCAACGCCCGCCCGCGGGCGTGGGGATACGACGTGCCGGCGGTCACGCCCCGCCGGTGCGGGCGCCACCTGGCCGCGCTTGCCATGTCCCATCACCTGACCGTGTTCGAGTTTTTCCTGACCGACCTGGCTGCCCACGGGCGGGTCGCCCTCGACCGGCGGCGGGCGGTGGAGATGCTGGACGAGCTGCTGGCCGGCGTGCTGGACGCCGCCGACCTGGCCTCCACCCTGGTGGCGCTCACCAGCGATCACGGCAACATCGAGGACGCCACCACACCCACCCACACCCGCAACCCCGTGCCCACGCTGCTGGTCGGCGCGGGCCGGTCCGAGGTGGGCGCCCGCATCAGCAGCCTGACCGATGTGGCGCCCGCGCTGCTGGCCTGGCTGGAGGGACCCGCCGGTGGATGA
- a CDS encoding DNA-3-methyladenine glycosylase produces the protein MTAPRPRRPARPRARRYVPLPRRFFARSTLQVARDLLGHLLVHETPEGVVAGRIVEVEAYRGPRDPASHAYRRTPRSAIMWGRPGTAYVYFTYGNHYCVNVVTEPPGRAGAVLLRALEPVEGIELMRRRRGTDDVRLLASGPGRLTQALGITAAHNGADLTRPPLYVARGRTGPVPVARSPRIGIRVATDRLWRYYIPGHPCVSRP, from the coding sequence GTGACCGCGCCGCGCCCCCGCCGTCCCGCGCGCCCGCGGGCCCGCCGATATGTCCCCCTTCCGCGTCGGTTCTTCGCCCGCAGCACGCTGCAGGTCGCCCGGGACCTGCTGGGTCACCTGCTGGTCCACGAGACGCCCGAGGGCGTCGTGGCCGGGCGCATCGTGGAGGTCGAGGCCTACCGGGGGCCCCGCGACCCGGCCAGCCACGCGTACCGGCGCACGCCCCGCAGCGCCATCATGTGGGGGCGGCCGGGGACGGCCTACGTCTACTTCACCTATGGGAACCACTACTGCGTGAACGTGGTGACCGAACCTCCGGGACGGGCCGGGGCGGTCCTCCTGCGGGCCCTGGAGCCGGTGGAGGGGATCGAGCTGATGCGCCGCCGCCGCGGCACCGACGACGTCCGCCTGCTGGCGTCGGGGCCGGGACGGCTCACCCAGGCCCTGGGCATCACCGCCGCCCACAACGGGGCCGACCTCACCCGCCCGCCCCTGTACGTGGCCCGGGGCCGCACCGGCCCGGTGCCGGTGGCCCGCAGTCCCCGCATCGGGATCCGGGTGGCCACCGACCGGCTGTGGCGCTACTACATCCCGGGCCATCCCTGCGTCAGCCGGCCGTGA
- the polX gene encoding DNA polymerase/3'-5' exonuclease PolX: protein MKNREIAAMFNDIADMLEIKGESPFRITAYRRAARALEGLTEDVAAIAARGELEEIPGIGKGIAEKIREYLETGTCKYYEELKAQLPPGLTTLMSVPEVGPKTALLLYQKLGITTIDQLEQAAREGRIRTLPRMGAKTEENILKGIALLRRTKERLPIGQVLPHAQDLLEALRATPGVDQISLAGSLRRMKETIGDIDILVTSARPDPVMEVFTTFPRVRQVLARGPTRSSVILDVGIQADVRVVEPECFGAALQYFTGSKDHNVKLRERAVRRGLKINEYGVFRTPGDQRIAGRTEEEVYAAVGLPWIPPEIREDQGEIELAERGALPRLVELADIRGDLQMHTRWSDGADTLEEMARAARALGYEYIAVTDHSQSLKFVGGVPVDELRAHARVARQVSDKVGIAVLMGTECDILPDGRLDYPDDVLRELDVVVCSVHSRLKMGRQEMTERIIRALENPHTDILGHPTGRLLGQRDPYEVDMEAILDAARRTGTAVEINASPERLDLNDTHAKMARERGVMLVISTDAHNRYQLRYMQFGIGIARRAWLQKEHVLNTRPLAELRDWLRR, encoded by the coding sequence ATGAAGAACCGGGAAATCGCGGCGATGTTCAACGACATCGCCGACATGCTGGAGATCAAGGGCGAATCCCCCTTCCGCATCACCGCCTACCGCCGCGCCGCCCGGGCGCTGGAAGGCCTCACCGAAGACGTGGCCGCCATCGCCGCCCGGGGCGAGCTGGAGGAGATCCCCGGCATCGGCAAGGGGATCGCCGAGAAGATCCGCGAGTACCTGGAGACCGGCACCTGCAAGTACTACGAGGAGCTGAAAGCCCAGCTGCCTCCAGGACTGACCACCCTGATGTCCGTCCCCGAGGTGGGCCCCAAGACCGCCCTGCTGCTCTATCAGAAGCTTGGCATCACCACCATTGATCAGCTGGAGCAGGCGGCCCGGGAAGGCCGCATCCGCACCCTGCCGCGCATGGGCGCCAAGACCGAGGAGAACATTCTCAAGGGGATCGCGCTGCTGCGGCGGACCAAGGAGCGCCTCCCCATCGGCCAGGTCCTGCCGCACGCTCAGGATCTGCTGGAGGCCCTGCGGGCCACGCCGGGGGTCGACCAGATCAGCCTGGCCGGCAGCCTGCGCCGGATGAAGGAGACCATCGGCGACATCGACATCCTGGTCACCAGCGCCCGGCCCGATCCGGTGATGGAGGTCTTCACCACCTTCCCCCGGGTGCGCCAGGTCCTGGCCCGCGGGCCCACCCGCAGCAGCGTGATCCTGGACGTGGGCATCCAGGCCGACGTGCGGGTGGTGGAGCCCGAGTGCTTCGGGGCGGCGCTGCAGTACTTCACCGGCAGCAAGGACCACAACGTGAAGCTGCGGGAGCGCGCGGTGCGGCGGGGGCTGAAGATCAACGAGTACGGGGTGTTCCGCACGCCCGGGGACCAGCGCATCGCCGGGCGCACCGAGGAGGAGGTGTACGCGGCCGTGGGGCTGCCCTGGATCCCCCCCGAGATCCGGGAGGACCAGGGAGAAATCGAGCTGGCCGAGCGGGGCGCGCTGCCCCGCCTGGTGGAACTGGCGGACATCCGCGGGGACCTGCAGATGCACACCCGGTGGAGCGACGGCGCGGATACCCTGGAGGAGATGGCCCGGGCCGCCCGGGCGCTGGGCTATGAGTACATCGCCGTCACCGACCACTCCCAGTCCCTGAAGTTCGTGGGCGGGGTCCCCGTGGACGAGCTGCGGGCCCATGCCCGCGTGGCCCGCCAGGTCTCCGACAAGGTGGGGATCGCCGTGCTCATGGGCACCGAGTGCGACATCCTGCCCGACGGGCGGCTGGACTATCCCGACGACGTCCTCCGGGAGCTGGATGTGGTGGTGTGTTCGGTACACTCGCGGCTGAAGATGGGCCGCCAGGAGATGACCGAGCGGATCATCCGGGCCCTGGAGAACCCTCACACCGACATCCTGGGCCACCCCACGGGCCGGCTGCTGGGCCAGCGGGATCCCTACGAGGTGGATATGGAGGCGATCCTGGACGCCGCCCGCCGCACCGGCACCGCCGTCGAGATCAACGCCTCCCCCGAGCGGCTGGACCTCAACGACACCCACGCGAAGATGGCCCGCGAGCGGGGCGTGATGCTGGTGATCAGCACCGACGCCCACAACCGCTACCAGCTGCGGTACATGCAGTTCGGCATCGGCATCGCCCGCCGCGCCTGGCTCCAGAAAGAGCACGTCCTGAACACCCGCCCGCTGGCGGAGCTGCGCGACTGGCTGCGGCGGTAA
- a CDS encoding CvpA family protein, which yields MTWLDWAIVAVLALGALRGLRRGVGVALASAVGVFGGYLAASAWYPSLALALRAVRLSAPWAGAVAYAVLLVGVYVFVGALASAVLERGSASVSSRLAGLVVGAAAAALLSAAVLGWLLATPLHDPVSRDAARSVLAPHAIRVHRDGARALAKVLPPFLRPFGAEPTRF from the coding sequence GTGACCTGGCTGGACTGGGCCATCGTGGCCGTCCTCGCGCTGGGGGCGCTGCGCGGCCTGCGCCGGGGCGTGGGGGTGGCCCTGGCGAGCGCGGTGGGCGTCTTCGGAGGATACCTGGCGGCGTCGGCCTGGTACCCGTCGCTGGCCCTGGCCCTGCGCGCCGTCCGGCTGTCGGCGCCGTGGGCGGGCGCGGTGGCCTACGCGGTCCTGCTGGTGGGCGTGTACGTCTTCGTGGGCGCGCTGGCCAGCGCCGTCCTGGAGCGGGGATCGGCGTCGGTGTCATCCCGCCTGGCCGGCCTGGTGGTGGGCGCGGCGGCGGCGGCGCTGCTGTCGGCGGCGGTGCTCGGGTGGCTGCTGGCCACCCCGCTGCACGATCCGGTCTCCCGGGATGCGGCGCGCTCGGTGCTGGCCCCGCACGCGATCCGGGTGCACCGGGACGGCGCCCGCGCCCTGGCGAAGGTCCTGCCTCCGTTCCTGCGGCCCTTTGGGGCCGAGCCGACCCGCTTCTAG
- the pheT gene encoding phenylalanine--tRNA ligase subunit beta has protein sequence MKVLLSWLRELVDIPWSVGEMAERLPMLGIGVDAVEAAGDDAVFDLEIPANRGDLMSHLGVARELAAATGGVVRVPAAEPVREGPPTSAFAQVEVREPALCPRFTAAVITDVRVGPSPEWMARRLEACGVRSINTVVDVTNYVMLELGQPMHAFDYDRIRGGRLVVRLARPGERLVTLDGVERTLDDQVLVVADAERAVGIAGVIGGADTEIRPDTRRVLLEAAAWHPPQIRRTSKRLGVRTESSARFERGVDVGAVAAASARAQRLLQEVAGGRVLPRPLDLYPHPQPGRTVDLAWGQVRRLLGVEIDPDEGAAILTRLGFGVRRAGERVVVQVPSFRRDVERAEDVIEEVARHHGYDRIPETLPLEVTSPGSRAPVLRAEAAVREILIRCGLTEALTISLTHPRALDRLRLPPEHPWRQMVALRNPLVDDHTHLRTTLLVGLLDAARANVSRRVTDVPLFEIGRTFHPAGDAVAERRRLGVVMTGRLMAGAWNLPEEAVRASYYHLKGVIEALLDELRIAGAEIAAAEVPWLRPGRAARLVLDGEEAGSLGELHPEVAAAFDLPDAVYVAHLDLEAILARAVFSPRFSPPPRFPAVRRDLAVVVAADVPAADVRRVIADAAGPYLEAADLFDVYTGPPVPPGHRSLAYALTFRSPERTLSADDVDAAVAAVAAALAQRLRAVIR, from the coding sequence GTGAAAGTCCTGCTGTCCTGGTTGCGGGAACTGGTGGACATTCCCTGGTCGGTGGGCGAGATGGCCGAGCGGCTGCCCATGCTGGGCATCGGCGTGGATGCGGTGGAGGCGGCGGGTGACGACGCCGTCTTCGACCTGGAGATCCCGGCCAACCGGGGCGATCTGATGAGCCACCTGGGGGTGGCCCGGGAACTGGCCGCCGCCACCGGCGGGGTGGTGCGCGTTCCCGCGGCGGAGCCGGTGCGGGAGGGCCCGCCCACGTCCGCGTTCGCGCAGGTGGAGGTGCGCGAACCGGCGCTGTGCCCGCGTTTCACGGCGGCGGTGATCACCGACGTGCGGGTCGGTCCGTCGCCCGAATGGATGGCGCGGCGCCTGGAGGCGTGCGGGGTGCGCAGCATCAACACGGTGGTGGACGTCACCAACTACGTGATGCTGGAGCTCGGCCAGCCCATGCACGCGTTTGACTACGACCGGATCCGCGGAGGCCGGCTGGTGGTCCGCCTGGCCCGTCCCGGCGAGCGCCTGGTGACCCTGGACGGGGTCGAGCGCACCCTCGACGACCAGGTCCTGGTGGTCGCCGACGCCGAGCGGGCGGTGGGCATCGCCGGGGTCATCGGCGGCGCCGACACCGAGATCCGGCCGGACACCCGCCGGGTGCTCCTGGAAGCCGCCGCTTGGCACCCGCCGCAGATCCGCCGGACCAGCAAGCGGCTGGGCGTGCGCACCGAGAGCAGCGCCAGGTTCGAGCGCGGGGTGGACGTGGGCGCCGTGGCCGCGGCTTCCGCCCGCGCCCAGCGCCTGCTGCAGGAGGTCGCCGGGGGACGGGTCCTGCCCCGGCCCCTGGACCTGTATCCGCACCCTCAGCCGGGGCGGACGGTCGACCTGGCCTGGGGGCAGGTCCGCCGGCTGCTGGGCGTGGAGATCGACCCCGACGAGGGCGCGGCCATTCTCACCCGCCTGGGCTTTGGCGTCCGGCGGGCGGGCGAGCGGGTGGTGGTGCAGGTGCCGTCGTTCCGCCGGGACGTGGAGCGCGCCGAAGACGTCATCGAAGAGGTGGCCCGCCACCACGGCTACGACCGCATCCCCGAGACCCTGCCGCTGGAGGTGACGTCCCCGGGATCCCGGGCTCCCGTGCTGCGGGCGGAGGCGGCGGTGCGGGAGATCCTGATCCGGTGCGGCCTCACCGAGGCCCTTACCATCTCCCTGACGCACCCGCGGGCGCTGGACCGCCTGCGGCTGCCCCCCGAGCACCCCTGGCGGCAGATGGTGGCCCTGCGCAACCCCCTGGTGGACGACCACACCCATCTCCGCACGACCCTTCTGGTGGGCCTGCTGGACGCCGCGCGGGCGAACGTCAGCCGGCGGGTGACCGACGTCCCCCTGTTTGAGATCGGCCGCACCTTCCACCCCGCGGGGGACGCCGTCGCCGAGCGCCGCCGGCTGGGCGTGGTGATGACCGGCCGGCTGATGGCCGGCGCGTGGAACCTCCCTGAGGAGGCGGTCCGCGCGTCCTACTACCACCTCAAGGGCGTCATCGAGGCGCTGCTGGACGAACTGCGCATCGCCGGCGCCGAGATCGCGGCGGCGGAGGTGCCCTGGCTGCGCCCGGGCCGGGCGGCGCGGCTGGTGCTGGACGGGGAGGAGGCGGGCAGCCTGGGCGAACTGCACCCCGAGGTGGCCGCGGCCTTCGACCTGCCCGACGCGGTCTACGTGGCGCACCTGGACCTGGAGGCGATCCTCGCGCGGGCCGTGTTCAGCCCCCGCTTCAGCCCGCCCCCGCGGTTTCCGGCGGTGCGCCGCGACCTGGCCGTGGTGGTGGCCGCCGACGTCCCGGCGGCGGACGTGCGCCGGGTCATCGCCGACGCCGCCGGGCCGTACCTGGAAGCGGCGGATCTGTTCGACGTCTACACCGGGCCTCCGGTTCCGCCCGGCCACCGCAGCCTGGCGTATGCGCTTACCTTCCGGTCCCCGGAGCGCACCCTCTCGGCCGACGACGTGGATGCGGCGGTGGCCGCCGTCGCCGCGGCGCTGGCCCAGCGGCTGCGGGCCGTGATCCGGTAG
- the pheS gene encoding phenylalanine--tRNA ligase subunit alpha, whose amino-acid sequence MAVGEDLDRLEREAVAALEAAGTPEEVDDVRRRFLGRRGLLARAFDRLPQLPPDRRAEVGRRLNDLRRRLEDAVARRRAELAARADRTRLAVGALDVTLPGRRWRLGRRHVLTRTLEEMLEIFYGMGFEIVDGTEVETDEFNFERLNMGRDHPARDAQDSFYITDDLLLRTHTTVVDVRVMAVRRPPMRVLTFGRCYRRDAPDATHMPLFHQVDGFMVGERVTMADLKGVLASFARQMFGPDAVTRFVPSYFPFTEPSAEVAVWYGGRWLELGGCGMFHPRVLEMAGIDPARYTALAFGLGVDRPAMVRYGIPDIRLFWENDLRLLEQF is encoded by the coding sequence ATGGCCGTCGGCGAGGACCTGGACAGGCTGGAGCGGGAGGCTGTGGCGGCCTTGGAGGCGGCCGGCACGCCCGAGGAGGTGGACGATGTCCGCCGCCGGTTTCTGGGCCGCCGCGGACTGCTGGCCCGCGCCTTTGACCGCCTTCCCCAGCTGCCCCCGGATCGGCGGGCCGAGGTGGGCCGGCGCCTGAACGACCTGCGCCGGCGCCTGGAGGACGCCGTCGCCCGCCGGCGGGCCGAACTGGCCGCTCGGGCCGACCGGACGCGCCTGGCCGTCGGGGCGCTGGACGTGACCCTTCCGGGGCGACGCTGGCGCCTGGGGCGGCGCCACGTCCTGACCCGCACCCTGGAGGAGATGCTGGAGATCTTCTACGGCATGGGCTTTGAGATCGTGGACGGCACCGAGGTGGAAACCGACGAGTTCAACTTCGAGCGGCTGAACATGGGCCGCGACCACCCCGCCCGGGACGCCCAGGATTCGTTCTACATCACCGACGACCTGCTGCTGCGCACCCACACCACCGTGGTGGACGTGCGGGTCATGGCCGTCCGCCGGCCGCCCATGCGGGTGCTGACCTTCGGGCGCTGTTACCGGCGGGACGCTCCCGACGCGACCCACATGCCCCTGTTTCATCAGGTGGATGGCTTCATGGTGGGCGAGCGGGTGACCATGGCTGACCTCAAAGGCGTGCTGGCGTCCTTCGCCCGCCAGATGTTCGGCCCCGACGCGGTGACCCGGTTTGTCCCCAGCTACTTCCCCTTCACCGAACCCAGCGCCGAGGTGGCCGTGTGGTACGGCGGCCGGTGGCTGGAGCTGGGGGGGTGCGGCATGTTCCACCCCCGGGTGCTGGAGATGGCCGGCATCGACCCCGCGCGCTACACGGCCCTGGCCTTCGGCCTGGGCGTGGACCGGCCGGCCATGGTGCGGTATGGCATCCCCGACATCCGCCTGTTCTGGGAGAATGACCTGCGGCTGCTGGAGCAGTTCTGA